One window of Enterobacter sp. RHBSTW-00175 genomic DNA carries:
- a CDS encoding carbohydrate ABC transporter permease yields the protein MNENKMLGLAWISPYIIGLIIFTAFPFVSSFFLSFTDYDLMSPPVFNGIENYRYMFTEDTLFWKSMGVTFAYVFLTIPLKLAFALGIAFVLNFKLRGIGFFRTAYYIPSILGSSVAIAVLWRALFAIDGLLNSFIGVFGFDPVNWLGEPSLALMSVTLLRVWQFGSAMVIFLAALQNVPQSQYEAAMIDGASKWQMFMKVTVPLITPVIFFNFIMQTTQAFQEFTGPYVITGGGPTYSTYLFSLYIYDTAFKYFDMGYGAALAWILFLVVAVFAAIAFKSSKYWVFYSADKGGKNG from the coding sequence ATGAATGAAAACAAAATGCTGGGGCTAGCGTGGATATCACCCTACATAATCGGGCTGATAATCTTTACCGCGTTTCCCTTTGTCTCATCGTTCTTTCTCAGTTTTACTGATTACGATCTGATGAGCCCGCCGGTGTTTAACGGCATCGAGAACTATCGTTACATGTTTACGGAAGATACTCTCTTCTGGAAATCCATGGGCGTGACTTTTGCCTATGTATTTTTGACCATTCCATTAAAACTGGCATTTGCTCTGGGAATTGCGTTTGTTCTGAACTTTAAATTACGCGGCATCGGTTTCTTCCGTACTGCCTACTATATTCCGTCGATCCTCGGCAGCTCCGTAGCAATTGCGGTTCTGTGGCGTGCACTGTTTGCCATCGATGGCCTGCTGAACAGCTTTATTGGCGTATTTGGCTTTGACCCGGTGAACTGGCTGGGTGAACCTTCTCTGGCGCTGATGTCCGTAACCCTGCTGCGCGTCTGGCAGTTCGGCTCTGCGATGGTTATCTTCCTTGCCGCGCTGCAAAACGTTCCGCAATCACAGTATGAAGCGGCAATGATCGACGGCGCATCAAAATGGCAGATGTTCATGAAAGTGACAGTGCCGCTGATTACGCCGGTGATTTTCTTCAACTTCATCATGCAGACCACGCAGGCGTTCCAGGAATTTACCGGGCCATACGTCATTACCGGTGGCGGACCAACCTACTCGACTTACCTGTTCTCGCTCTACATCTACGACACCGCGTTCAAATACTTTGACATGGGCTACGGCGCTGCGCTGGCCTGGATCCTGTTCCTGGTGGTTGCCGTCTTTGCCGCTATCGCCTTTAAGTCTTCGAAATACTGGGTGTTCTACTCCGCCGATAAAGGAGGCAAAAATGGCTGA
- a CDS encoding carbohydrate ABC transporter permease, which yields MADIQQLSTARSIAEREVARTLRKEKINASIRYVILLFVGLLMLYPLVWMFSASFKPNHEIFTTLSLWPAHATWDGFINGWKTGTEYNFGHYMLNTFKYVIPKVILTIISSTIVAYGFARFEIPWKKFWFATLITTMLLPSTVLLIPQYLMFREMGMLNSYMPLYLPLAFATQGFFVFMLIQFLRGVPRDMEEAAQIDGCNSIQVLWYVVVPILKPAIISVALFQFMWSMNDFIGPLIYVYSVDKYPIALALKMSIDVTEGAPWNEILAMASISILPSIIVFFLAQRYFVQGVTSSGIKG from the coding sequence ATGGCTGATATCCAACAACTCTCCACGGCGAGAAGCATTGCTGAGCGCGAAGTGGCTCGCACGCTGCGCAAAGAGAAAATCAACGCCAGTATCCGCTATGTGATCCTGCTGTTTGTCGGCCTGCTGATGCTCTATCCGCTGGTATGGATGTTCTCGGCGTCGTTTAAACCGAACCACGAGATCTTCACCACCCTGAGCCTGTGGCCTGCACACGCCACCTGGGATGGATTTATTAACGGCTGGAAAACCGGGACTGAATACAACTTCGGTCATTACATGCTGAACACCTTTAAGTATGTGATCCCGAAAGTGATCCTGACCATTATCTCCTCCACCATCGTGGCGTACGGCTTTGCCCGCTTCGAGATCCCGTGGAAGAAATTCTGGTTCGCAACGCTTATCACCACCATGTTGCTGCCAAGCACCGTCCTGCTTATCCCGCAGTACCTGATGTTCCGTGAAATGGGCATGTTGAACAGCTATATGCCGCTGTACCTGCCGCTGGCGTTTGCCACACAAGGGTTCTTCGTCTTTATGCTGATCCAGTTCCTGCGTGGCGTACCGCGTGACATGGAAGAAGCGGCGCAGATTGACGGCTGTAACTCCATCCAGGTGCTGTGGTACGTGGTAGTGCCAATCCTGAAACCGGCCATTATCTCGGTCGCACTGTTCCAGTTTATGTGGTCAATGAATGACTTTATCGGGCCGCTGATTTACGTCTACAGCGTGGACAAATACCCAATTGCACTGGCTCTGAAAATGTCCATCGACGTCACCGAAGGTGCGCCGTGGAACGAAATTCTGGCAATGGCGAGTATCTCCATTCTGCCATCCATCATTGTCTTCTTCCTGGCACAGCGCTACTTCGTACAGGGCGTAACCAGCAGCGGAATTAAAGGTTAA
- a CDS encoding ABC transporter ATP-binding protein has translation MAEVIFNKLEKVYSNGFKAVHAIDLKIAEGEFMVIVGPSGCAKSTTLRMLAGLETISGGEVRIGEKIVNNLAPKERGIAMVFQNYALYPHMTVRENLAFGLKLSKLPKDQIESQVNEAAKILELEELLDRLPRQLSGGQAQRVAVGRAIVKKPDVFLFDEPLSNLDAKLRASMRIRISDLHKQLKKSGKPATTVYVTHDQTEAMTMGDRICVMKLGHIMQVDTPDNLYHKPKNMFVAGFIGAPEMNIRASKLVEREGNLLIAIGNETMPLNGEMQEKVSGYAGQEIFYGVRPEFVSLSDEPFQEGGCSGEMVRVENMGHEFFVYLKVADYELTARIPSDEAKPMIDKGLHRKVYFKFDMNKCHIFDAKTEQNISL, from the coding sequence ATGGCTGAAGTTATCTTCAACAAACTGGAAAAAGTGTACTCCAACGGCTTCAAAGCGGTACATGCTATCGACCTGAAAATCGCTGAAGGGGAATTCATGGTGATCGTCGGGCCATCCGGTTGCGCGAAATCCACCACCCTGCGAATGCTGGCCGGGCTGGAAACCATCAGCGGCGGTGAAGTGCGCATTGGTGAGAAAATTGTCAACAACCTGGCGCCGAAAGAGCGCGGGATTGCGATGGTATTCCAGAACTACGCGCTGTATCCGCACATGACGGTGCGCGAAAACCTGGCCTTCGGTCTGAAGCTGAGCAAGCTGCCGAAAGATCAGATTGAATCTCAGGTGAATGAAGCGGCGAAAATTCTGGAACTGGAAGAGCTGCTCGACCGCCTGCCACGCCAGCTTTCCGGCGGCCAGGCGCAGCGTGTGGCCGTTGGCCGTGCGATTGTGAAAAAGCCGGACGTGTTCCTGTTTGATGAACCCTTATCTAACCTCGACGCCAAGCTGCGCGCCTCGATGCGTATCCGTATTTCTGACCTGCACAAGCAGCTGAAGAAATCCGGTAAACCGGCGACGACCGTTTATGTGACCCACGACCAGACCGAAGCCATGACCATGGGTGACCGCATCTGTGTGATGAAGCTCGGCCATATCATGCAAGTGGATACTCCGGATAATCTCTACCACAAGCCAAAAAACATGTTTGTGGCAGGCTTCATCGGTGCGCCAGAAATGAACATTCGTGCCAGCAAGCTGGTGGAAAGAGAGGGGAATCTGCTTATCGCTATCGGCAATGAAACCATGCCGCTCAACGGTGAAATGCAGGAGAAAGTGTCTGGCTACGCGGGCCAGGAGATCTTCTACGGCGTGCGCCCTGAATTTGTTTCGCTCTCAGACGAACCTTTCCAGGAAGGGGGTTGCAGCGGCGAAATGGTGCGTGTGGAAAACATGGGCCATGAGTTCTTTGTGTATCTGAAAGTCGCGGATTACGAACTGACCGCCCGAATTCCTTCCGACGAAGCTAAGCCAATGATTGATAAGGGTCTTCATCGTAAGGTGTATTTCAAGTTTGATATGAATAAATGTCATATTTTTGACGCTAAAACTGAACAGAACATCTCTCTCTAA
- a CDS encoding ABC transporter substrate-binding protein has product MKKVLLSAAISATLGLTALPSMAQDVDLRMSWWGGNGRHQVTLKALEEFHKQNPDINVKAEYTGWDGHLSRLTTQIAGGTEPDVMQTNWNWLPIFSKSGEGFYDLNKMKDVIDLSQFDPKELQSTTVNGKLNGIPISVTARVFYFNDETWKKAGVEYPKTWDELMAAGKAFESKLGKQYYPVVLEHQDTLALLNSYMIQKYNIPAVDEKTKKFAYSKEQWVEFFQTYKKLVDSHVMPDTKYYASFGKSNMYEMKPWIQGEWGGTYMWNSTINKYSDNLKPPAKLELGNYPMLPGATDAGLFFKPAQMLSIGKSTKNPEAAAKLINFLLNSKEGVDTLGLERGVPLSKAAVQFLTEDGTIKESDPSVAGLRLAQSLPAKLSVSPYFDDPQIVAQFGTSLQYIDYGQKTVEETAADFQRQAERILKRAMR; this is encoded by the coding sequence ATGAAAAAAGTGCTTTTAAGCGCCGCTATCTCCGCTACCCTGGGCCTTACTGCTTTGCCATCGATGGCACAAGATGTTGATTTACGTATGTCCTGGTGGGGCGGTAATGGCCGCCACCAGGTTACCCTGAAAGCGCTGGAAGAGTTCCACAAGCAGAACCCGGATATTAACGTGAAAGCGGAATACACCGGGTGGGATGGTCACCTGTCCCGTCTGACGACCCAGATTGCTGGCGGCACCGAGCCGGACGTGATGCAAACGAACTGGAACTGGCTGCCGATCTTCTCCAAAAGCGGGGAAGGATTCTACGATCTGAACAAAATGAAAGACGTGATCGACCTGAGCCAGTTCGATCCTAAAGAGCTGCAATCCACCACGGTGAACGGCAAGCTGAACGGTATTCCAATCTCCGTGACCGCGCGTGTGTTCTATTTTAATGACGAAACCTGGAAAAAAGCGGGCGTCGAATACCCGAAAACCTGGGATGAACTGATGGCCGCAGGCAAGGCCTTCGAGAGCAAGCTTGGCAAACAGTACTACCCTGTGGTGCTGGAACACCAGGACACCCTGGCGCTGCTGAACTCCTACATGATCCAGAAGTACAACATCCCAGCCGTGGACGAAAAGACCAAAAAATTCGCCTACAGCAAAGAGCAGTGGGTGGAATTCTTCCAGACCTATAAAAAACTGGTTGATAGTCACGTGATGCCAGACACCAAATACTATGCGTCATTTGGTAAGAGCAACATGTATGAGATGAAGCCGTGGATCCAGGGGGAATGGGGCGGAACCTATATGTGGAACTCCACCATTAACAAATATTCCGACAACCTGAAGCCACCGGCAAAACTGGAGCTGGGCAATTACCCAATGCTGCCGGGCGCCACCGATGCGGGCCTGTTCTTCAAACCGGCGCAGATGCTGTCGATTGGTAAATCAACCAAGAACCCGGAAGCCGCCGCGAAGCTGATTAACTTCCTGCTGAACAGCAAAGAAGGTGTCGATACGCTGGGTCTGGAGCGCGGTGTGCCGCTGAGCAAAGCAGCTGTGCAATTCCTGACCGAAGACGGCACCATTAAAGAGAGCGATCCTTCCGTTGCGGGTCTGCGTCTGGCGCAGTCTCTGCCTGCGAAACTGTCCGTATCGCCATACTTTGATGACCCACAGATTGTTGCCCAGTTCGGCACCTCTCTTCAGTACATCGACTATGGCCAGAAAACTGTGGAAGAGACTGCCGCTGACTTCCAGCGTCAGGCGGAACGTATCCTGAAACGCGCCATGCGCTAA
- a CDS encoding oligogalacturonate lyase family protein produces the protein MKGKIIPLNFRTRLDNKTGHEVIRMTPPHIICHRNYFYQKCFTCDGSKLIFGGAFEGHWNYYLLDIEKQQATQLTDGGGDNTFGGFLSNDDKSLWYVKNNRELRRVNLDSLEEFIVYDVDDEWVAYGTWVANSDCTKLVGIEIKKSDWQPLTDWSKFRAFYFTQPECRLINIDLRTGERRVMLQENRWLGHPIYRPFDSTTVAFCHEGPRDAIDARMWLIDADGSNVRKVRQHAPGESFTHEFWVPDGSTLYYVEHKENDPKRYLCSADPLTLENRQLMAIPPCSHLMSNHDGTLIVGDGAPHNTGDISLNDPFIWVFDVRAGTQKAVCQHNTSWKVLDGDRQVTHPHPSFSPDNKWVLYTSDEEGMPALYMARV, from the coding sequence ATGAAAGGCAAAATCATCCCGCTGAATTTTCGCACTCGCCTGGATAATAAAACCGGGCACGAGGTGATACGGATGACGCCCCCGCACATTATTTGTCACCGTAATTACTTCTATCAAAAATGCTTCACCTGTGATGGCAGCAAGCTGATTTTTGGCGGTGCATTCGAAGGCCACTGGAATTACTACCTGCTGGATATTGAGAAACAACAGGCAACCCAGCTTACCGATGGAGGCGGGGATAATACCTTTGGCGGCTTTTTATCTAATGATGATAAGTCCCTGTGGTATGTGAAAAATAACCGCGAACTCCGGCGCGTCAACCTCGACAGCCTTGAGGAGTTTATCGTCTATGATGTGGATGACGAATGGGTGGCGTACGGCACCTGGGTGGCAAATTCAGACTGTACTAAGCTTGTCGGGATCGAAATCAAAAAGAGCGACTGGCAGCCGCTGACCGACTGGAGCAAGTTCCGCGCGTTTTACTTTACCCAGCCTGAATGCCGCCTGATTAATATCGATTTACGCACTGGCGAACGCCGGGTGATGTTGCAGGAAAACCGCTGGCTCGGGCATCCGATCTATCGCCCGTTTGATAGCACCACCGTCGCGTTTTGCCATGAAGGCCCGCGTGATGCCATCGATGCCCGCATGTGGCTGATTGATGCCGACGGCAGCAACGTGCGCAAGGTTCGCCAGCACGCGCCCGGCGAGAGTTTCACCCATGAATTTTGGGTCCCGGACGGCTCCACGCTGTATTACGTAGAACATAAAGAGAACGACCCGAAACGCTATCTGTGCAGCGCCGATCCGCTAACGCTGGAAAACCGCCAACTGATGGCGATCCCGCCCTGCTCTCACCTGATGAGCAACCACGATGGCACGCTGATTGTCGGTGACGGCGCGCCGCATAATACCGGGGATATCAGCCTCAACGATCCGTTTATCTGGGTATTTGATGTGCGTGCGGGGACGCAAAAGGCCGTTTGTCAGCACAACACCAGCTGGAAAGTGCTGGATGGCGACCGTCAGGTGACGCATCCGCATCCGTCATTTTCGCCGGATAATAAGTGGGTGTTGTATACGTCTGATGAGGAAGGAATGCCTGCGCTTTATATGGCGCGGGTGTAA
- a CDS encoding sugar porter family MFS transporter: protein MFRQENMTSINDSTLMPGALRDTRRMNQFVSIAAAVAGLLFGLDIGVIAGALPFITDHFTLSSRLQEWVVSSMMLGAAIGALFNGWLSFRLGRKYSLMVGAILFVAGSLGSAFATGVELLLLSRVLLGVAVGIASYTAPLYLSEMASENVRGKMISMYQLMVTLGIVLAFLSDTYFSYSGNWRAMLGVLALPALLLIVLVIFLPNSPRWLAQKGRHVEAEEVLRMLRDTSEKARDELNEIRESLKLKQGGWALFKANSNVRRAVFLGMLLQAMQQFTGMNIIMYYAPRIFKMAGFTNTEQQMIATLVVGLTFMFATFIAVFTVDKAGRKPALKIGFSVMAIGTLILGYCLMQFDNGTASSGLSWLSVGMTMMCIAGYAMSAAPVVWILCSEIQPLKCRDFGITCSTTTNWVSNMIIGATFLTLLDSIGAAGTFWLYTVLNVVFIGITFWLVPETKGVTLEHIERKLMAGEKLRDIGV from the coding sequence CTGTTCAGGCAGGAAAATATGACATCTATAAATGACTCTACCCTCATGCCCGGCGCGCTGCGCGATACCCGCCGGATGAACCAGTTTGTCTCTATCGCGGCAGCGGTAGCCGGTTTGCTGTTTGGGCTGGATATCGGCGTGATTGCCGGTGCGTTGCCGTTTATTACCGATCACTTTACGTTGAGCAGCCGCCTCCAGGAGTGGGTGGTGAGCAGTATGATGCTTGGCGCAGCTATCGGTGCGCTGTTTAACGGCTGGCTTTCGTTCCGCCTTGGGCGCAAATACAGCCTGATGGTTGGCGCCATTCTGTTTGTCGCCGGTTCACTCGGCTCTGCGTTTGCCACAGGCGTGGAATTGCTGTTGCTGTCCCGCGTGCTGCTGGGCGTAGCGGTGGGGATTGCGTCGTACACCGCGCCGCTTTATCTGTCAGAAATGGCAAGCGAGAACGTGCGCGGCAAGATGATCAGTATGTATCAGCTGATGGTGACGCTCGGTATCGTGCTGGCGTTTTTGTCCGATACCTATTTCAGCTACAGCGGTAACTGGCGGGCGATGCTGGGTGTGCTGGCGCTGCCTGCGTTGCTGCTGATCGTGCTGGTGATATTCCTGCCGAACAGCCCGCGCTGGCTGGCGCAAAAAGGGCGTCACGTGGAGGCGGAAGAGGTGCTACGCATGTTGCGTGATACGTCTGAAAAGGCGCGTGACGAGCTGAACGAAATCCGCGAAAGCCTGAAACTGAAGCAGGGCGGCTGGGCGCTGTTTAAGGCCAACAGCAACGTGCGTCGAGCGGTGTTCCTCGGCATGTTGTTGCAGGCGATGCAGCAGTTCACCGGCATGAACATCATCATGTATTACGCCCCGCGCATCTTCAAAATGGCCGGATTCACCAACACCGAACAGCAGATGATAGCCACGCTGGTGGTCGGGTTGACCTTTATGTTCGCCACTTTTATTGCGGTATTCACCGTTGATAAAGCCGGACGTAAACCGGCGCTGAAAATTGGTTTTAGCGTGATGGCCATCGGCACGTTGATCCTCGGCTACTGCCTGATGCAGTTCGATAACGGCACGGCATCAAGCGGGCTTTCATGGCTCTCTGTCGGCATGACCATGATGTGTATTGCAGGATATGCGATGAGTGCCGCGCCGGTCGTGTGGATCCTGTGCTCTGAAATTCAGCCACTGAAATGCCGTGACTTCGGGATAACCTGTTCTACAACCACCAACTGGGTGTCGAACATGATTATCGGTGCGACATTCCTGACGCTGCTGGATTCGATTGGCGCGGCTGGTACATTTTGGCTCTATACGGTGCTGAACGTGGTGTTTATCGGTATTACGTTCTGGCTTGTTCCTGAAACCAAAGGCGTGACGCTGGAACACATTGAACGCAAGCTAATGGCCGGGGAGAAATTACGCGATATCGGCGTCTGA
- the kduD gene encoding 2-dehydro-3-deoxy-D-gluconate 5-dehydrogenase KduD, with translation MILDAFSLQGKVAVVSGCDTGLGQGMALGLAEAGCDIVGINIVEPTETIERVTALGRRFLSLTADLRKIDAIPELLDRAVAEFGHIDILVNNAGLIRREDAINFSERDWDDVMNLNIKSVFFMSQAAAKHFIAQGKGGKIINIASMLSFQGGIRVPSYTASKSAVMGVTRLLANEWAKHNINVNGIAPGYMATNNTQQLRADEQRSAEILDRIPAGRWGLPSDLMGPIVFLASPASDYINGYTVAVDGGWLAR, from the coding sequence ATGATTCTGGATGCATTTTCTCTACAGGGTAAAGTGGCTGTAGTTTCCGGTTGTGACACCGGTCTGGGCCAGGGTATGGCATTAGGTCTGGCGGAAGCTGGCTGCGATATCGTCGGGATCAACATTGTTGAACCGACTGAAACCATTGAACGCGTCACCGCACTGGGCCGTCGTTTCCTGAGCCTGACCGCTGACCTGCGTAAAATCGATGCCATTCCTGAGCTGTTGGATCGCGCTGTGGCAGAATTCGGGCATATCGATATCCTGGTCAACAACGCAGGCCTGATCCGCCGTGAAGATGCTATCAACTTCAGCGAGCGCGACTGGGACGACGTGATGAATCTGAACATCAAGAGCGTGTTCTTTATGTCTCAGGCGGCGGCGAAGCACTTTATCGCCCAGGGTAAAGGCGGCAAGATCATTAACATCGCCTCTATGCTGTCGTTCCAGGGCGGCATCCGCGTGCCGTCTTACACCGCGTCAAAAAGTGCCGTAATGGGCGTGACCCGTCTGCTGGCGAACGAGTGGGCGAAGCACAACATCAACGTCAACGGCATTGCACCAGGCTACATGGCAACCAATAACACTCAGCAGCTGCGTGCTGATGAACAGCGTAGCGCGGAAATCCTCGACCGTATCCCGGCTGGCCGTTGGGGTCTGCCGAGCGACCTGATGGGGCCGATTGTGTTCCTGGCGTCCCCAGCTTCTGACTACATCAACGGCTACACCGTTGCCGTTGACGGTGGCTGGCTGGCGCGTTAA
- the kduI gene encoding 5-dehydro-4-deoxy-D-glucuronate isomerase encodes MDVRQSIHSAHAKTLDTQALRNEFLVEKVFEADAYTMVYSHIDRIIVGGIMPVAKTVSVGGEVGKQLGVSYFLERRELGVINIGGPGTVTVDGHCYEIGHRDALFVGKGAKEVVFASIDSGKPAKFYYNCAPAHTTYPTKKVTPADVAPVTLGDNLTSNRRTINKYFVPDVLETCQLSMGLTELEPGNLWNTMPCHTHERRMEVYFYFNMEEDACVFHMMGQPQETRHIVMHNEQAVISPSWSIHSGVGTRAYTFIWGMVGENQVFDDMDHVAVKDLR; translated from the coding sequence GTGGACGTCAGACAAAGCATCCACAGCGCGCACGCTAAAACGCTGGATACCCAGGCGCTGCGCAACGAGTTTTTAGTTGAGAAGGTATTTGAAGCCGATGCGTACACCATGGTCTACAGCCATATCGATCGCATTATTGTTGGCGGCATCATGCCGGTGGCAAAAACGGTTTCTGTTGGTGGCGAAGTGGGCAAACAGCTCGGCGTGAGCTACTTCCTGGAACGCCGCGAACTGGGCGTTATCAATATCGGCGGTCCTGGCACTGTCACCGTAGACGGCCACTGTTACGAGATTGGTCATCGCGATGCTTTGTTCGTTGGCAAAGGCGCGAAAGAAGTGGTCTTCGCCAGCATTGATAGTGGCAAGCCGGCGAAGTTCTACTACAACTGTGCGCCAGCCCACACCACGTACCCAACCAAAAAAGTGACACCTGCGGACGTAGCCCCGGTCACGCTTGGCGATAACCTCACCAGCAACCGCCGTACCATCAACAAATACTTTGTTCCCGATGTGCTGGAAACCTGCCAGCTCAGCATGGGGCTGACCGAGCTTGAGCCGGGCAACCTGTGGAACACCATGCCGTGCCATACCCACGAGCGCCGCATGGAAGTCTATTTCTACTTCAACATGGAAGAAGATGCCTGCGTGTTTCACATGATGGGGCAGCCGCAGGAAACGCGTCATATCGTGATGCATAACGAGCAGGCCGTGATTTCTCCGAGCTGGTCGATTCACTCAGGCGTGGGAACCCGTGCGTACACCTTTATCTGGGGTATGGTCGGTGAAAACCAGGTCTTTGATGACATGGACCACGTCGCTGTTAAAGATCTGCGCTAG
- a CDS encoding oligogalacturonate lyase family protein yields the protein MAKGMRVKLNYEVSRDPDTGVEVTRLTPPEVTCHRNYFYQKCFFNDGSHLLFAGEFDGNWNYYLLDLKKAEAVQLTEGTGDNTFGGFLSPDDKSFYYVKNDRTLLEVNLHTLAEREVYRVSDEWVGYGTWVANSDCTKLVGIEIAKSDWTPLNDWKIFHDFFHKGPRCRLLRVDLKTGESSTIHEEKNWLGHPIYRPFDDNTVAFCHEGPHDLVDARMWLVNEDGSNVRKVKEHAEGESCTHEFWVPNGSALVYVSYLKGQQGRTIYSFNPDTGVNDAVMQMPACSHLMSNFDGTMLVGDGSGTPVDVKDTSGYTIDNDPYLYAFDVAKKAYFRIARHDTSWATVANSRQVTHPHPSFTPDDKAVLYSSDKDGKPALYIAKLPEQPEMLQA from the coding sequence ATGGCTAAAGGTATGCGGGTCAAGCTGAACTACGAGGTCAGCCGCGATCCGGATACAGGCGTGGAAGTCACCCGCCTGACCCCACCCGAAGTAACCTGTCATCGCAACTACTTCTATCAGAAGTGCTTCTTTAACGATGGTAGTCACCTGCTGTTCGCGGGAGAGTTTGACGGGAACTGGAACTACTACCTGCTGGATCTGAAAAAAGCAGAAGCCGTGCAGCTGACTGAAGGTACCGGCGATAACACCTTTGGCGGGTTCCTCTCCCCGGATGATAAGTCCTTCTACTATGTGAAGAACGACCGCACGCTGCTGGAAGTGAACTTACACACCCTGGCCGAGCGCGAAGTGTACCGCGTCTCTGACGAATGGGTGGGTTACGGTACCTGGGTGGCCAATAGCGATTGCACCAAACTGGTTGGTATTGAGATTGCCAAAAGTGACTGGACGCCGCTCAACGACTGGAAGATTTTCCATGACTTCTTCCATAAAGGGCCACGCTGCCGCCTGCTGCGCGTGGATCTTAAAACCGGTGAAAGCTCAACCATCCACGAAGAGAAAAACTGGCTGGGGCACCCTATTTATCGTCCGTTCGACGACAACACCGTGGCCTTCTGTCACGAAGGGCCGCACGACCTGGTGGATGCCCGCATGTGGCTGGTCAACGAAGACGGCAGCAACGTGCGCAAAGTGAAAGAGCACGCAGAAGGTGAAAGCTGCACCCATGAATTCTGGGTGCCGAATGGTTCTGCACTGGTCTACGTCTCGTATCTGAAAGGTCAGCAGGGCCGCACGATTTACAGCTTTAACCCGGATACCGGCGTTAACGATGCCGTTATGCAGATGCCCGCCTGTTCGCACCTGATGAGCAACTTCGACGGCACAATGCTGGTTGGGGATGGCTCTGGCACGCCGGTCGATGTGAAGGATACCAGCGGTTATACCATCGATAACGATCCTTACCTTTATGCCTTTGATGTGGCGAAAAAAGCGTACTTCCGCATCGCCCGTCATGATACCTCCTGGGCAACGGTGGCCAATAGCCGCCAGGTGACCCATCCGCACCCATCCTTTACCCCGGATGACAAAGCGGTTCTGTACAGTTCCGATAAAGACGGCAAACCTGCTCTCTATATCGCGAAACTCCCCGAGCAACCTGAAATGTTGCAAGCATGA
- a CDS encoding oligogalacturonate-specific porin KdgM family protein, translating into MFKKSLALASLVGASFAVQAVTVDLRHEYIDSGSNADRVSVSHRFENGLGFSVEAKWKSGGDKADQPFADVVGNGHEDQISWRWKATDNISLTPAFTIESNDSRTIYKPNLHLQYSFDNGFYVAARYRYEYTRYPSSSNKDDDKVNRGDAWVGWVMGNFRTELNYVYAKSSEGMIRNNNKDYSNEYNAKLAYKWDKNWAPYVEVGNVGVKDTDERQTRFRLGVAYSF; encoded by the coding sequence ATGTTTAAGAAATCTCTGGCTCTTGCTTCCCTTGTCGGTGCGTCTTTTGCAGTTCAGGCTGTTACTGTTGATTTACGTCATGAATACATCGATAGCGGCTCGAACGCAGATCGCGTATCTGTTTCACATCGTTTTGAAAACGGCTTAGGTTTTTCGGTTGAGGCGAAATGGAAATCTGGCGGCGATAAGGCCGACCAGCCATTTGCAGATGTGGTGGGTAACGGCCACGAAGACCAGATTAGCTGGCGCTGGAAAGCAACGGACAATATCTCGTTGACACCTGCGTTTACGATTGAGAGTAATGACAGCCGAACTATTTATAAACCGAACCTGCACTTGCAATATAGCTTCGATAATGGGTTCTACGTTGCGGCGCGTTACCGTTATGAATATACCCGTTATCCATCAAGCTCAAATAAGGACGATGATAAAGTAAACCGTGGTGATGCCTGGGTTGGCTGGGTAATGGGCAATTTCCGCACTGAGTTGAACTATGTTTACGCGAAAAGTTCGGAAGGTATGATTCGTAATAATAATAAAGATTACTCCAACGAATATAACGCCAAGCTGGCATACAAATGGGATAAAAACTGGGCACCCTATGTTGAAGTGGGTAACGTGGGCGTGAAAGATACCGATGAGCGCCAGACCCGTTTCCGTTTAGGTGTGGCGTACTCTTTCTAA